One segment of Macrotis lagotis isolate mMagLag1 chromosome 1, bilby.v1.9.chrom.fasta, whole genome shotgun sequence DNA contains the following:
- the LOC141509240 gene encoding large ribosomal subunit protein eL22, whose protein sequence is MAPVKKSAMKGGKKKKQVLKFTLDCTHPVEDGIMDAANFEQFLQERIKVNGKAGNLGGGVVTIERSKSKITVTSEVPFSKRYLKYLTKKYLKKNNLRDWLRVVANSKESYELRYFQINQDEEEEEEED, encoded by the exons ATGGCTCCCGTG AAGAAATCTGCGATGAAGGGCggcaaaaaaaagaagcaagttcTCAAGTTCACCCTTGATTGTACCCATCCTGTGGAAGATGGGATTATGGATGCAGCTAATTTT GAGCAGTTTTTACAAGAACGAATTAAAGTGAATGGAAAGGCTGGCAACCTCGGTGGTGGAGTTGTAACCATTGAGAGAAGCAAGAGTAAGATAACCGTGACATCAGAGGTGCCCTTTTCTAAAAG GTATTTGAAGTACCTGACAAAGAAATACTTAAAGAAGAACAATCTACGCGATTGGCTCCGGGTGGTGGCCAATAGCAAGGAGAGTTATGAATTACGGTACTTCCAGATCAACCaggatgaagaggaggaagaggaggaagattaA